The stretch of DNA TGCAAGTATGGCTTCAAGAAGGACCACCCGGTGCCGATGAGGACGATCACCGTGAAAAGCAACACCCCCTTGAAGAACCCAAACACGTAGAAGGCGACGTCCCAGCCATGCGGCGTCCCCGTCTTCTTCACGTACCACAAGTCCTCCGCGGCGCAAAGCAGCTTGAGACCCTTGAACAGTAGCAACGCCCCCATCGCGACGTGGATCTTGTCCACCGTTGCCCGCTCCTTGATGCAGACGACAGCCCATGCCAATAGGAACACCAGGTAGACCACGGAGAACGTGAAGTACATCTTCGGCAGTGGCTTCCTCCCCGCCGGTAGGTAGTCCTTGGTGCTGCCGTCCATGTTGTACATCTCGGTGCGCACGTCCATGGTGGTCTCGACGCCGGCGTTGCAACTGCCGAACAGGAGGCTGTACTCGTCGGGATTCTCGATGTCGACCGACCGGCTGAGGCTGGCGTCGGTCCCGAGGTCCTTGAACCTGAGAACGGACGTCACGAAGTGGCTGGAGAGGGGGCAGTAGCGGACGGCGTGCTCCGACTCGTTGGCGAGAAGGGGGAAGTGCGTAACGGGGACGAGGAAGAAGCCCATCGTGGAAAGGTCCACGTTGTAGTCCTTCGCTTGGGGAGGCGGCTTCCACGAGGCGCCATGGACGGAGACGACGGCATGGCCGCCGCGAGAATAGCCAAATTGCTCGAAGAGGATGAGAGGCCTCGAGTCCGACACGATGTGGATGTGCTTGATCTCAGAGAGAGACAAGGGGACGAGGGAGAAGAACAGGAGGCAGTAGACAACATATGGCTTGAAGGAACGGAGAGGTCCCATGAAGAATGATGTGAAACAAAAATTGAGGCTGCAAATAAACCCGGACTTGGAATTTGTGATCTGTTCTGCGGAGGAGGAAGGAGGGAGGACGACGAGCTGGAGCAAACGGGCTCGCCATGCACGGCGTGGTTTGTGGGATGGATTTGACTGTTTCGCATGGCTAACACAGTTGCAACACAAATAAACAACGTAAggtaaattggtttgaatttaattTTATAAGATGTTAGGTTACATCGAGCTAATTTCATATTAGCTCCGTAGTAAAACCTTTTTAACGTcctaatttttataattaaaaaagtatattaa from Musa acuminata AAA Group cultivar baxijiao chromosome BXJ2-11, Cavendish_Baxijiao_AAA, whole genome shotgun sequence encodes:
- the LOC103972609 gene encoding protein CANDIDATE G-PROTEIN COUPLED RECEPTOR 7-like; its protein translation is MGPLRSFKPYVVYCLLFFSLVPLSLSEIKHIHIVSDSRPLILFEQFGYSRGGHAVVSVHGASWKPPPQAKDYNVDLSTMGFFLVPVTHFPLLANESEHAVRYCPLSSHFVTSVLRFKDLGTDASLSRSVDIENPDEYSLLFGSCNAGVETTMDVRTEMYNMDGSTKDYLPAGRKPLPKMYFTFSVVYLVFLLAWAVVCIKERATVDKIHVAMGALLLFKGLKLLCAAEDLWYVKKTGTPHGWDVAFYVFGFFKGVLLFTVIVLIGTGWSFLKPYLQEREKNVLKIVIPMQVIENIASVVIGETGPTKKDWLTWNQIFLLVDIICCCAVFFPIIWSIRSLREASKTDGKAARNLEKLNLFKQFYLVVVSYLYFTRIIVPASGRLLNYRYHWCAYAAMEGASFAFYVFVFHNFRPVEKNPYLFVGDEEEEAAAGVLEMEEEAFEL